In Streptomyces sp. NBC_00433, a single genomic region encodes these proteins:
- a CDS encoding Lrp/AsnC family transcriptional regulator, translating into MAREQMADEEPTVRPLDPIDRTILRLLQEDGRASIRSVAERVHVSRANAYARINRLIEDGVIRGFTARVDHERAGHGASAYITLKIVQNSWRTVREKLVTLPGVAHIALVSGDFDVLLLVHTVDNRSLRELVLSRLQSIEEVLSSRTLLVFEETDQVVGD; encoded by the coding sequence ATGGCGAGAGAACAGATGGCCGACGAGGAGCCGACGGTCCGACCTCTGGACCCGATAGACCGCACGATCCTGCGGCTGCTGCAGGAGGACGGCCGGGCCTCGATACGCTCGGTGGCCGAGCGGGTGCACGTATCCAGGGCGAACGCCTACGCCCGGATCAACCGGCTCATCGAGGACGGGGTGATCCGGGGTTTCACCGCCCGGGTCGACCACGAGCGGGCCGGGCACGGCGCCTCCGCCTACATCACGCTCAAGATCGTCCAGAATTCCTGGCGGACCGTGCGGGAGAAGCTCGTCACCCTTCCGGGTGTCGCCCACATCGCCCTGGTGAGCGGCGATTTCGACGTGCTGCTCCTGGTGCACACCGTCGACAACCGCAGCCTGCGCGAGCTGGTCCTCAGCCGGCTGCAGTCCATCGAGGAGGTGCTGAGCAGCCGTACGCTGCTGGTCTTCGAGGAGACCGACCAGGTGGTCGGGGACTGA
- a CDS encoding TetR/AcrR family transcriptional regulator, which yields MTMPKRDTYTPDSLLAVAVEVFNERGYDGTSMEDLARAAGISKSSIYHHVRGKEELLNRAVGRALDGLFGILDQPEAGSGPAVRRLEYVIRRTAVVLMDELPYVTLLLRVRGNTTTERWAMERRREFDQRVAELLKEAVAEGDLRLDVEVRLATRLLFGMINSIAEWYRPAVKGALDREQVADAVVRLAFDGLRT from the coding sequence ATGACCATGCCTAAGCGCGACACCTATACGCCGGACTCGCTGCTCGCCGTGGCCGTGGAGGTCTTCAACGAGCGCGGCTACGACGGCACGTCCATGGAGGACCTCGCGCGCGCGGCGGGCATCTCGAAATCCTCGATCTACCACCATGTGCGCGGCAAGGAGGAGCTGCTCAACCGGGCGGTGGGCCGCGCACTCGACGGCCTGTTCGGCATCCTCGACCAGCCGGAGGCCGGGAGCGGCCCCGCGGTGCGGCGGCTCGAATATGTCATCCGGCGCACCGCCGTCGTCCTCATGGACGAACTTCCCTACGTCACCCTGCTGCTGCGGGTCCGGGGGAACACCACGACCGAGCGGTGGGCGATGGAGCGCAGGCGGGAGTTCGACCAGCGGGTCGCCGAGCTGCTCAAGGAGGCCGTGGCGGAGGGCGACCTGCGGCTGGATGTCGAGGTCAGGCTGGCCACCCGGCTGCTCTTCGGGATGATCAACTCGATAGCCGAGTGGTATCGCCCCGCCGTGAAGGGGGCGCTCGACCGCGAGCAGGTCGCCGACGCCGTGGTGCGGCTGGCCTTCGACGGGCTGCGTACGTAG
- a CDS encoding 3-hydroxyacyl-CoA dehydrogenase: MTALDRTSTVAVVGVGTMGQGIAQVALLAGHRVLLHDAAPGRAQVAADAVAGRLDRLVAKGRLGAPELKDALARLVPAEGAADLAGASLVVEAVVEDLAAKQALFAELEAVVGDGCLLATNTSSLPVTAVAGALRLPGRLVGLHFFNPAPLLPLVEVVAGAATDAAAVTTAYDTAAAWGKTPVRCTDTPGFVVNRVARPFYAEALRVYEERAADPATIDAVLRECGGFAMGPFELMDLIGQDVNEAVTRSVWEAFFHDPKFTPSLAQRRLVESGRLGRKTGRGWFAYGEDTGGARAGRQAGGVRKPEIRPHTAEPAVSPPYVVLRGDLGPARALAGLAAESGIEVREEPADGPGAIVLPGGVPLRLADGRPMPAPGIRFDLALDYRTATRVAVAPCDGVQAEAVDRAVGFFQALGKDVSVIGDVPGLIVARTVAMLADLAADAVARQVASARDIDTAMRLGVSYPLGPLEWCERVSAGYVRDLLDALHRASPTGRYAPCRELRRRADAAEGVFSS, from the coding sequence GTGACCGCACTTGACCGCACCAGCACCGTGGCCGTCGTCGGCGTCGGGACCATGGGCCAGGGGATCGCACAGGTGGCGCTGCTGGCCGGCCACCGGGTGCTGCTGCACGACGCCGCCCCCGGCCGGGCGCAGGTCGCGGCCGACGCCGTGGCGGGCCGCCTGGACCGGCTGGTCGCCAAGGGCAGGCTCGGCGCGCCCGAACTCAAGGACGCGCTGGCCCGGCTCGTCCCCGCCGAGGGCGCCGCGGACCTGGCGGGAGCGTCGCTCGTCGTGGAGGCCGTGGTCGAGGACCTGGCCGCCAAGCAGGCGCTCTTCGCCGAGCTGGAGGCCGTCGTCGGCGACGGCTGCCTGCTGGCGACCAACACCTCCTCGCTGCCGGTGACCGCCGTCGCGGGCGCGCTGCGGCTGCCGGGCCGCCTGGTCGGGCTGCACTTCTTCAACCCCGCCCCGCTGCTGCCGCTGGTCGAGGTGGTCGCCGGGGCCGCCACCGACGCCGCGGCCGTCACCACCGCCTACGACACGGCGGCCGCCTGGGGCAAGACGCCGGTGCGCTGCACCGACACCCCGGGCTTCGTCGTCAACCGCGTCGCCCGCCCCTTCTACGCCGAGGCGCTGCGGGTCTACGAGGAGCGCGCCGCCGACCCCGCGACGATCGACGCGGTGCTGCGCGAATGCGGCGGCTTCGCCATGGGGCCCTTCGAGCTGATGGACCTGATCGGCCAGGACGTCAACGAGGCCGTCACACGCTCGGTCTGGGAGGCCTTCTTCCACGACCCGAAATTCACCCCGTCGCTGGCACAGCGCCGGCTGGTCGAGTCCGGGCGGCTCGGCCGCAAGACCGGGCGCGGCTGGTTCGCGTACGGCGAGGACACCGGCGGCGCCCGCGCCGGACGGCAGGCCGGCGGCGTACGGAAGCCGGAGATCCGGCCGCATACTGCCGAGCCGGCCGTCTCACCGCCTTACGTCGTGCTGCGCGGCGACCTCGGCCCCGCGCGGGCGCTCGCCGGGCTGGCCGCGGAGTCGGGGATCGAGGTGCGCGAGGAGCCGGCGGACGGGCCGGGAGCGATCGTGCTGCCCGGCGGTGTGCCGCTGCGGCTCGCGGACGGCCGTCCCATGCCCGCGCCGGGGATCCGCTTCGACCTGGCCCTGGACTACCGCACCGCTACCCGTGTCGCCGTCGCACCCTGCGACGGGGTGCAGGCGGAGGCGGTGGACCGGGCGGTGGGCTTCTTCCAGGCGCTGGGCAAGGACGTCAGCGTCATCGGGGACGTGCCGGGCCTGATCGTGGCGCGGACGGTCGCCATGCTGGCCGATCTGGCGGCCGACGCGGTCGCCCGGCAAGTCGCCTCCGCCCGGGACATCGACACCGCGATGCGGCTGGGCGTCAGCTACCCGCTGGGTCCGCTGGAGTGGTGTGAGCGGGTTTCCGCCGGCTATGTGCGTGATCTGCTGGACGCGCTGCACCGCGCCTCCCCCACCGGGCGCTACGCCCCCTGCCGGGAGCTGCGGCGGCGTGCGGACGCGGCCGAAGGTGTGTTCTCCTCATGA